A part of Ascochyta rabiei chromosome 3, complete sequence genomic DNA contains:
- a CDS encoding actin binding protein has translation MASLNTSTNGPNITRSYQNVINTAPPSGPQASSPTYGQWAVFAVAAPLVSAFQHDGGKESVLKVQSTGEGELLDLVDEFSDGRIQFAFVKVKDPNSSLPKNVLIAWCGEGVPERTKGYFGSHLGVVSKLLHGYHVQVTARSDADLTPERIIQKVSDASGAKYSGGADIPSGGPPPVASKKPVFTPTSVRGGSTAFNPLGRARAPAPRRDEDADGWGADAPEVTRSQLEKVGSAYKPTKVNMAELSKGRDESTRSTPSHSQNDRPEVVRGAYQPIGKVDIAAIRAQAKEQKDDRPTVVKGAYEPVGKVDIAAIRAKAAGAPASSGPSPAATGASNTNDDDEERPKSLAERSSAFSSQPERLTSLPKPKVANKFAGASAFTGTKAPAPGGFSAPRPAASAPIGAASKTFADEGGKTPAQIWAEKKAARGENVNTPAATTPMQPQQSGGGGWKSGYAGKSWAPVQTTRTGQSASNLSEQRTGDAPQEQEEPASPSAGGVGSLKDRFAGAAPMGAPTSRSAEPQAPSPPVLDNASKPNAGARGVPMPGLPSRPKEPESEDEDDVPATQHQRLPSPPRQARSPSPEPSGSPVRIAMPVARGREPEPLSPAEEQPPAMPNRSLAQAASQARDVSPEPKVEAKDPARSAGVAVAAGTFGAAAVVGAAAGAALGSSAQEDSGAGAGAGKRAVILYDYEKAEDNEVELREGDHVSDIDMVDEDWWMGTNSQGERGLFPANYVELVEGDDDAGAAPPLPSHPSAPQEVEPPAAAPQPAHSAGPTATAIYDYDAAEDNELSFPEGATITGVEFPDEDWWLGNFNGASGLFPANYVQLDE, from the exons ATGGCCTCGCTCAACACGTCCACAAACGGGCCCAACATCACCCGCAGCTACCAGAATGTCATCAACACCGCGCCGCCCTCCGGCCCCCAGGCAAGCTCCCCCACATACGGTCAATGGGCCGTCTTCGCCGTCGCTGCCCCGCTTGTCAGCGCATTCCAGCACGATGGAGGGAAAGAGAGCGTCCTCAAGGTCCAGAGCACCGGAG AGGGTGAATTGCTCGACCTGGTGGACGAGTTCTCCGACGGCCGCATCCAGTTCGCCTTCGTCAAGGTCAAGGACCCCAACTCGTCGTTGCCTAAGAACGTCCTGATTGCCTGG TGCGGTGAAGGCGTCCCAGAGCGGACAAAGGGCTACTTTGGCAGCCACCTCGGTGTCGTTTCCAAGCTCCTCCAC GGCTACCACGTCCAAGTCACCGCTCGCTCCGACGCCGACCTGACCCCTGAACGCATCATCCAGAAGGTTTCTGATGCCTCGGGCGCAAAGTACTCGGGCGGTGCAGACATACCCTCGGGCGGCCCGCCTCCTGTGGCCTCCAAGAAGCCCGTCTTCACGCCCACATCCGTCCGAGGTGGCAGCACCGCATTCAACCCACTCGGACGCGCAAGAGCACCTGCGCCAAGGCGCGATGAGGATGCAGATGGCTGGGGTGCCGATGCTCCAGAGGTCACCCGCTCGCAGCTCGAGAAGGTGGGCTCTGCATACAAGCCCACCAAGGTCAACATGGCCGAGCTTTCCAAGGGAAGGGACGAGTCCACCCGCTCCACGCCCTCGCACTCGCAGAATGACCGGCCAGAGGTGGTCAGGGGCGCATATCAGCCAATCGGCAAGGTCGACATCGCCGCTATCCGAGCCCAGGCAAAGGAGCAAAAGGACGACCGACCCACCGTAGTCAAGGGCGCATACGAGCCGGTCGGAAAGGTGGACATTGCGGCCATCCGTGCAAAGGCTGCAGGTGCACCGGCCTCCTCGGGTCCGTCGCCCGCAGCAACGGGCGCATCCAACACcaatgacgacgacgaggaacGGCCCAAGTCGCTTGCAGAGCGCTCTTCGGCTTTCAGCAGCCAACCTGAGCGGCTCACCAGCCTGCCGAAGCCAAAGGTCGCAAACAAGTTCGCTGGAGCAAGCGCCTTCACCGGCACAAAGGCACCTGCACCAGGCGGTTTCTCTGCACCCAGGCCTGCTGCGTCTGCGCCAATCGGTGCTGCCAGCAAGACCTTTGCCGATGAGGGAGGCAAGACCCCAGCACAGATCTGGGCAGAGAAGAAGGCTGCTCGCGGTGAAAACGTCAACACGCCCGCTGCGACAACGCCCATGCAGCCCCAACAAAGCGGAGGGGGTGGATGGAAGAGCGGCTATGCAGGCAAATCGTGGGCACCCGTCCAGACCACTCGCACAGGCCAGTCAGCCAGCAACCTCAGCGAACAGCGTACCGGTGACGCGCCTCAGGAACAGGAGGAACCTGCTTCGCCGTCCGCTGGTGGTGTAGGCTCTCTCAAGGACCGTTTTGCTGGTGCTGCGCCCATGGGCGCTCCTACATCTCGATCTGCTGAGCCCCAGGCCCCCAGCCCGCCCGTTCTGGACAACGCCAGCAAGCCGAACGCAGGCGCACGCGGTGTCCCGATGCCTGGTCTGCCCAGCCGTCCCAAGGAGCCCGAAtccgaggacgaggacgatgtGCCAGCAACGCAGCACCAGCGACTTCCTTCGCCGCCGCGCCAGGCGCGCAGCCCGTCTCCTGAGCCTTCAGGCTCTCCAGTGCGCATCGCTATGCCTGTAGCTCGTGGAAGGGAGCCCGAACCGCTTTCGCCTGCAGAGGAGCAGCCCCCCGCTATGCCCAACCGCTCGCTTGCACAGGCTGCTTCGCAAGCCCGCGATGTTTCCCCAGAGCCAAAGGTCGAGGCAAAGGATCCTGCTCGTAGCGCAGGTGTTGCCGTCGCCGCCGGCACTTTTGGAGCTGCTGCAGTGGTTGGCGCCGCCGCTGGTGCAGCTTTGGGTTCCTCTGCACAGGAGGACAGCGGTGCTGGCGCCGGTGCTGGTAAGCGTGCTGTCATTCTCTACGACTACGAGAAGGCCGAAGACAACGAGGTCGAGCTTCGTGAGGGCGACCACGTTAGTGATATCGATATGGTAGATGAGGACTGGTGGATGGGCACCAACTCCCAGGGCGAGCGTGGTCTCTTCCCTGCGAACTATGTCGAGCTTGTTGAAGGCGACGACGATGCAGGCGCCGCACCTCCGCTGCCCTCGCATCCGTCTGCTCCTCAGGAGGTCGAGCCTCCTGCTGCCGCCCCACAGCCCGCTCATAGTGCTGGTCCCACCGCTACAGCGATTTACGACTACGATGCTGCCGAGGACAACGAGCTTAGCTTCCCGGAGGGCGCCACGATTACAGGAGTC GAGTTCCCCGATGAGGATTGGTGGCTCGGAAACTTCAATGGCGCATCGGGTCTGTTCCCGGCCAACTATGTCCAGCTCGACGAGTAA
- a CDS encoding Dynamin GTPase produces MASLGEELLNIVNRLQDLVFNTIGNDSLDLPQIVVVGSQSSGKSSVLENIVGRDFLPRGSGIVTRRPLILQLINLPSEREDAEEGDEVHVPHTPASVAGQQEWGEFLHIPGKRFYDFSEIKREIEAETSRIAGNNKGINRQPINLKVYSPHVLSLTLVDLPGLTKVPIGDQPTDIEKQTRNLITEYIAKPNSVILAVSPANVDLVNSEALKLARHVDPMGRRTIGVLTKLDLMDHGTNAMDILSGRVYPLKLGFIGIVNRSQADIQSGRSLSDALQAERDFFKHHPAYRNMANRCGTQFLAKSLNQTLMSHIRDRLPDIKARLNTLMGQTQQELASYGDVAFTGKEHRGSLILQLMTRFASSFISSIDGTSTEISTKELCGGARIYYIFNSVFGNSLEQVDPTMNLSVLDIRTAIRNSTGPRPSLFVPELAFDLLVKPQIKLLEIPSQRCVELVYEELIKICHTCGSTELTRYPRLQGKLIEVVSDLLREQLGPCSNYVASLIDIQRAYINTNHPNFLGAAAAMSSVIADKEAREKKAVQDAERKKREQKRLKELNGVNGGETPEDGEESHKVADKALPLRKHQAQNSRSMSPAVGRLMNGSHNSISGQLSNRNRSPPPMVGGGNARDGFLNYFFGKEGGAAHNSSLTLDNRPGSRHVSQHIEPSFAQSIRRGDPKAPSPMMPSFNMDDDDEPGSPAQELQGGFPSDPESAPALTEREALETELIRRLISSYFNIVRETIADQVPKAIMHLLVNHSKDGVQNRLVSSLYREDLFQELLYEDDTIKAEREKCEKLLKTYKEAAKIVGEVL; encoded by the exons ATGGCGTCGCTGGGCGAGGAGCTCCTCAACATCGTCAACAGGCTCCAGGACCTTGTTTTCAACACCATCGGGAATGACTCCCTCGATCTGCCTCAGATT GTTGTCGTAGGATCGCAGTCGTCTGGAAAGTCGTCGGTGCTCGAGAACATTGTCGGTAGGGACTTTCTGCCCCGAGGCAGCGGCATCGTAACACGGCGGCCGCTTATCCTTCAACTCATCAACCTCCCGAGCGAACGCGAGGATGCCGAGGAAGGCGACGAAGTCCACGTACCCCACACACCGGCAAGCGTCGCAGGACAGCAGGAGTGGGGAGAGTTTCTGCACATTCCTGGAAAGAGGTTCTACGACTTCAGCGAGATCAAGCGCGAGATCGAGGCCGAGACGTCAAGGATAGCAGGAAACAACAAGGGCATCAACAGGCAACCGATCAACCTGAAGGTGTACTCCCCACACGTCCTCAGCTTGACGCTTGTTGATCTCCCGGGTCTGACCAAG GTACCTATTGGCGATCAGCCAACAGACATTGAGAAGCAAACCCGAAACCTCATCACCGAGTACATTGCCAAGCCGAACAGTGTCATCCTCGCCGTCTCCCCTGCAAACGTCGATCTCGTCAACTCGGAAGCCCTGAAGCTAGCCCGCCATGTCGATCCTATGGGCAGGAGAACCATCGGTGTTCTCACCAAGCTGGATCTTATGGATCACGGAACAAACGCCATGGACATTCTGTCCGGGCGAGTATACCCTTTGAAGCTCGGTTTCATTGGTATTGTCAACCGTTCGCAAGCAGATATCCAGAGCGGCAGGTCGCTCTCAGATGCTCTGCAAGCTGAACGAGACTTCTTCAAGCACCACCCGGCATACAGGAACATGGCCAACCGCTGCGGTACTCAGTTCCTGGCGAAGAGCCTCAACCAGACCCTCATGTCTCACATCCGTGACCGATTACCCGACATCAAAGCGCGTCTGAATACTCTGATGGGTCAGACGCAACAAGAGCTGGCGAGCTACGGCGATGTGGCATTCACAGGCAAAGAGCATCGTGGCTCGCTGATATTGCAACTCATGACTCGTTTTGCTTCGTCCTTCATCTCTTCCATTGATGGTACCTCGACCGAGATCTCGACCAAGGAGCTTTGCGGTGGTGCCAGGATTTACTACATTTTCAACTCTGTGTTTGGAAACTCGCTGGAACAAGTTGACCCTACGATGAACCTATCCGTCCTTGACATTCGTACTGCCATCCGCAACTCTACGGGTCCTCGACCGAGTTTGTTCGTCCCTGAGCTGGCTTTCGACCTTCTTGTGAAACCACAGATCAAGTTGCTCGAAATTCCCAGCCAGCGCTGTGTTGAGCTCGTATACGAGGAGCTCATCAAGATCTGCCACACCTGCGGCTCGACCGAGTTGACCAGATACCCTAGGTTACAAGGCAAGCTCATCGAGGTCGTGTCTGATCTACTGAGAGAACAGCTCGGTCCTTGCTCGAACTATGTCGCATCACTCATTGACATCCAACGAGCGTACATTAACACAAACCACCCCAACTTCCTtggtgcagcagcagccatgTCTTCCGTCATTGCAGACAAGGAAGCGCGGGAGAAGAAGGCTGTGCAAGACGCAGAGCGTAAGAAGCGGGAGCAGAAGAGGCTGAAGGAGCTGAACGGTGTCAACGGTGGTGAGACACCTGAGGACGGCGAAGAGTCGCACAAGGTTGCGGACAAGGCGCTCCCGCTCAGGAAGCACCAGGCACAAAACAGCCGCAGTATGTCGCCCGCAGTAGGGCGCTTGATGAACGGCTCTCACAACAGTATCTCAGGTCAACTCAGCAATCGCAACCGATCACCGCCCCCGATGGTGGGAGGCGGCAATGCACGAGACGGCTTCCTGAACTATTTCTTCGGCAAAGAAGGCGGTGCTGCACACAACTCGTCTTTGACATTAGATAACCGACCTGGCAGCCGGCACGTCAGCCAGCACATTGAGCCCAGCTTTGCGCAGAGCATCAGGAGAGGCGATCCCAAGGCACCTTCGCCCATGATGCCATCTTTCAACAtggacgacgatgatgagcCCGGTAGCCCAGCACAGGAACTCCAAGGCGGCTTC CCCTCGGATCCCGAATCTGCACCTGCGCTCACGGAACGCGAAGCGCTGGAGACGGAGCTTATCCGCCGTCTGATTTCATCGTACTTCAACATTGTGCGGGAAACGATTGCCGACCAGGTGCCCAAGGCGATTATGCACCTGCTGGTGAACCACTCCAAGGACGGGGTGCAGAACCGGCTGGTCAGCTCGTTGTACAGGGAGGATCTGTTCCAGGAGCTGCTGTACGAAGACGACACGATCAAGGCGGAGCGCGAAAAGTGCGAGAAGCTGCTCAAGACGTACAAGGAGGCGGCCAAGATTGTCGGCGAGGTGCtgtaa
- a CDS encoding F1F0 ATP synthase subunit e, mitochondrial — protein MSTSVGVNVLRWSALATGLFYGAYTQLSISAREKVQAEQKAYNHKESLIRQAKQEWAKTHPQEQPKPSSGAKADPKDPNADLNAILGITDEK, from the exons ATGTCCACCTCCGTCGGTGTCAAC GTCCTCCGATGGTCCGCCCTGGCCACCGGCCTCTTCTACGGCGCCTACACGCAGCTGTCGATATCCGCGCGCGAGAAGGTCCAGGCCGAGCAGAAGGCCTACAACCACAAGGAGTCGTTGATCAGGCAGGCCAAGCAGGAGTGGGCCAAGACACATCCCCAGGAGCAGCCCAAGCCCTCGTCTGGCG CCAAGGCAGACCCCAAAGACCCCAACGCCGACCTGAACGCAATCCTCGGCATCACAGACGAGAAATGA